One window of the Cryptococcus gattii WM276 chromosome E, complete sequence genome contains the following:
- a CDS encoding uncharacterized protein (Similar to TIGR gene model, INSD accession AAW43417.1) has translation MSILSDMPPRSTLPAPRQSHRSHVPLSQPKAPATQPSSRPATPSRARGDIPRKFSQPPSSSRPYSPTRDMSDDPPMTPSPRPQRKRRGGNKPPTQRAQASAPAVMAADGEIVDRESGNSGEDYAQEDEDALFDLLGVVSPPKSVELHAQPESRPGLIVLPKGEGPNAVKKSRKARKPNKTAGQGLDLFVKDDGGLQQHGGVSVDPAPKEKSKKLTKPPLTATASAPPGPVQTTGPTPTLDQLLASAIPAAPSPKPRAKRVQRAQDDSTFEMSSLSQNLPSDLEGAGNGQQKKGKSKKKENASAVWDMPDAAGGDELTWQQKLAQTETPTRASRKPSERKGKSKLSTLYDPNRAANNCSSVAQDRQLSYDSIPTQLAQPILTAQQRLPVSAFDGHIPFHTGFNVHRAPQTPAKSVASVHGNLLMGEGALPVIPGEFPRINGAGGVPVGGPKYAGPTFHNSPHAATLSKPDLEDF, from the exons ATGTCTATCTTGTCGGA CATGCCCCCCCGCTCCACCCTTCCTGCGCCCCGCCAATCACACCGCTCCCACGTGCCACTTTCCCAGCCAAAAGCTCCTGCCACGCAACCGTCTTCGCGCCCCGCCACTCCCTCCCGCGCCAGGGGCGACATTCCACGTAAATTCTCCCAGCCGCCATCGAGTTCTAGGCCCTACTCGCCCACAAGAGACATGTCCGATGACCCGCCCATGACGCCTTCTCCCAGACCACAAAGGAAGCGGAGAGGCGGGAATAAACCTCCGACCCAGCGTGCACAAGCTTCCGCTCCTGCCGTCATGGCTGCAGATGGTGAAATTGTTGACAGGGAATCTGGAAATTCTGGTGAAGACTATGCGcaggaagatgaagacgcGCTCTTCGACCTCCTTGGAGTGGTTTCCCCGCCCAAGAGTGTCGAGCTACACGCTCAACCGGAAAGCAGACCAGGTCTTATTGTCCTTCCCAAAGGAGAAGGTCCCAACGCTGTCAAGAAGTCGAGAAAGGCCCGAAAGCCCAATAAGACTGCTGGTCAAGGATTAGACTTGTTTGTCAAGGACGACGGTGGTCTTCAGCAACACGGTGGTGTTTCGGTCGACCCGGCGCCTAAGGAAAAGTCCAAGAAACTTACCAAACCGCCTCTCACTGCAACAGCTTCTGCACCTCCCGGCCCAGTTCAGACTACCGGCCCCACACCTACTCTTGACCAGCTTTTGGCTTCCGCCATACCCGCAGCGCCTTCACCCAAACCTCGTGCTAAGCGTGTGCAGCGCGCTCAGGATGACAGTACCTTTGAAATGTCTTCATTGAGCCAGAATCTCCCTTCTGATTTGGAAGGCGCCGGAAATGGGCAGcagaagaaagggaagagcaagaagaaggaaaatgCCAGTGCTGTTTGGGATATGCCTGACGCAGCCGGAGGTGATGAGCTTACT TGGCAGCAAAAACTGGCGCAGACGGAGACTCCTACCCGTGCTAGTCGTAAACCTTCTGAGCGTAAAGGGAAATCCAAGTTGTCCACTCTATACGATCCCAATCGGGCTGCCAACAACTGCAGCTCTGTAGCTCAGGATAGACAACTCTCCTATGACTCTATCCCCACTCAACTCGCTCAGCCTATCTTGACCGCACAACAACGACTCCCCGTCTCTGCTTTTGACGGGCATATTCCCTTCCACACCGGGTTTAACGTCCACCGCGCCCCTCAAACCCCTGCAAAGTCTGTCGCATCCGTTCATGGCAACTTGTTGATGGGTGAGGGAGCTCTCCCCGTCATCCCTGGTGAATTTCCCAGGATCAACGGTGCGGGCGGAGTACCTGTTGGTGGGCCCAAGTATGCCGGACCTACCTTCCACAACAGTCCTCACGCGGCAACGTTGAGCAAACCCGATTTAGAAGATTTTTAG
- a CDS encoding Hypothetical Protein (Similar to TIGR gene model, INSD accession AAW43419.1) codes for MSLTNVLPEGTKLSVSTTLPGSSKKHLLSPSSSSGENPPWSSTAPSSLQLNFPTPVAATHVAFTFQGGFVGTSVSVWAAEEKDAEKEGIVNLGLGLGGKIYPEDRNKRQIFEIPFPPSGALPSEHEAEGAAGDKTLGLPLLKELKFEFDKSSDQYGRITLYSVEILGPST; via the exons ATGTCGCTTACAAACGTGCTCCCAGAGGGTACAAAGCTCTC CGTATCCACAACTCTCCCTGGCTCCTCCAAGAAACAcctcctctctccttcctcctcctcggGCGAAAACCCACCATGGTCATCGACAGCCCCATCCTCTCTCCAACTCAATTTCCCTACCCCTGTAGCCGCTACTCACGTCGCGTTCACTTTCCAAGGCGGGTTTGTAGGCACTAGTGTGAGTGTGTGGGCCgcagaggagaaggatgcggagaaggaagggatAGTCAATTTAGGCTTGGGGTTGGGTGGGAAGATTTATCCAGAGGATAGGAATAAGAGACAGATTTTTGA GATCCCCTTCCCACCTTCAGGTGCTCTCCCTTCTGAGCATGAAGCTGAGGGTGCTGCTGGTGACAAGACTTTGGGCCTGCCTCTCTTGAAGGAGCTCAAGTTTGAGTTTGACAAGTCATCAGACCAGTATGGCCGAATTACTCTCTATAGCGTGGAAATCCTTGGACCATCAACGTAG
- a CDS encoding uncharacterized protein (Similar to TIGR gene model, INSD accession AAW43421.1), whose protein sequence is MSRPALLHPLASISRQAFAARAPAMVGARFINSKVGSTRGAGAVDYRVLEGIDGFLPKENFDRLKEWQLGLWERLQSEVQNNPGLVEVKQKWDRSGLDITALLSTTAKDRSLGLAYNYGALLANNSFFLESLNAGEPIEPSKIFTPVFEKLEGYAEGIVGGGWLWIARTGDHEAQIDIIPTFGSGTLLVSGRAQRSGAVFEEPVASSPEPPVATFDMTAPSPASASPVTTAPPSIASQKSNLKRGSSIYPAPLAVLNLFELAWLGDKYGVWAKRQYVRDWIKSVHWKKVEERNSQVTAK, encoded by the exons ATGTCCCGTCCTGccctcctccacccccTCGCCTCTATATCCAGACAGGCGTTTGCTGCCCGTGCTCCTGCCATGGTCGGTGCCAGGTTCATCAACTCTAAAGTCGGTTCTACTCGCGGTGCAGGTGCGGTCGACTACCGTGTTCTCGAGGGTATCGACGGTTTCCTCCCAAAGGAAAACTTTGACAGGTTGAAGGAGTGGCAATTGGGCCTTTGGGAGAGATTACAATCTGAGGTTCAGA ACAACCCTGGATTGGTGGAGGTGAAGCAAAAGTGGGATCGAAGCGGGTTGGACATTACTGCTTTGCTTTCGACCACAGCCAAGGACAGGAGCTTGGGTTTGGCGTACAACTATGGAGCTTTATTGGCCAATAACTCTTTCTTCTTGGAAAGCCTT AACGCCGGAGAACCCATTGAGCCTAGCAAGATTTTCACCCCTGTGTTTGAGAAACTTGAAGGTTACGCTGAGGGTATCGTTGGCGGTGGTTGGTTATGG ATCGCCCGTACTGGCGACCACGAGGCCCAGATTGATATTATTCCCACTTTCGGTTCTGGTACTCTCCTTGTTTCTGGCCGAGCTCAACGTTCAGGCGCCGTCTTTGAGGAACCTGTCGCATCCAGCCCCGAGCCCCCCGTCGCTACCTTTGACATGACCGCTCCTTCCCCCGCGTCTGCTTCCCCCGTAACCACCGCTCCCCCCTCCATCGCCTCTCAAAAATCCAACCTCAAGCGAGGATCTAGCATTTACCCTGCTCCTCTCGCCGTGCTCAACCTTTTCGAGCTTGCATGGTTGGGAGACAAGTACGGTGTTTGGGCCAAGAGGCAATATGTGAGGGATTGGATCAAGAGTGTACACTggaagaaggtggaggagaggaaCTCTCAAGTCACTGCCAAGTAA
- a CDS encoding Hypothetical Protein (Similar to TIGR gene model, INSD accession AAW43423.1) — translation MGFCRFLTSLLCVSKAQADTDSIFPITKDFITSCSSISSASTASTRTSNRSQQIPDKASGRTMVLQEFINSEKTYVNLLEQFDDIYIHSACAPLIFHTGGKLARELTFDTALTADERNAMFNGFQEILNLHRKLVLPKLVTATQVLLTQGDDLDGVRSTHAGFEVCQVICKFADWFKMYSAYSATCDNATAKLTQWTNGTDMARHDKNRVQVYLAKCKANKKHSQINMTGYLLLPVQRLTRYKMLLEQLGHYTPAPPSGARDYIGEALARIATILVYVNDYKRDLDARSRLCHWADRISSVGPSPLVQPHRTLIREGPVKFIARGALPQNTSRTLRHRHVDESKRSIIGTVNKTCMAVLCPDLLVLVDNVASKQKGKSELVDVVRLSAMGKVRVEWGNVVVFEASDLSYYLRVDHEETAQGWVDAINKSKRL, via the exons ATGGGTTTCTGTCGATTCCTCACCTCCTTACTCTGCG TGTCCAAGGCTCAGGCCGACACCGATTCTATCTTCCCCATCACCAAAGACTTTATCACCAGCTGCAGCTCTATCTCTTCTGCCTCCACCGCCAGTACTCGGACCAGCAACCGCTCACAGCAAATCCCAGATAAGGCCTCTGGCCGTACCATGGTTCTTCAAGAGTTTATCAACTCTGAGAAAACTTATGTCAATCTCCTCGAACAGTTTGACGATATTTACATCCATTCGGCCTGTGCACCCCTTATTTTTCATACGGGAGGAAAACTCGCACGCGAGCTTACCTTTGACACGGCCCTTACTGCGGACGAACGCAATGCAATGTTTAATGGCTTCCAGGAGATTCTTAACCTTCACCGCAAGCTTGTACTTCCCAAACTCGTCACTGCTACCCAAGTCCTTCTCACGCAAGGCGACGACCTCGACGGAGTTCGATCCACCCATGCCGGCTTTGAAGTCTGCCAAGTCATTTGCAAGTTTGCAGACTGGTTCAAGATGTATTCTGCTTACAGCGCGACTTGCGATAATGCGACTGCCAAACTTACGCAATGGACCAATGGAACTGACATGGCCAGGCATGACAAGAATCGTGTACAGGTATACTTGGCCAAGTGCAAAGCCAACAAGAAGCATTCTCAAATCAATATGACGGGCTATTTACTTCTTCCTGTCCAACGCCTGACTCGTTACAAAATGCTT CTTGAACAACTCGGACATTATACCCCGGCCCCTCCCAGCGGAGCTCGTGATTATATTGGAGAGGCTTTAGCCCGCATCGCTACCATTCTTGTCTATGTTAATGACTATAAACGCGACCTCGATGCACGCTCGCGCCTGTGTCACTGGGCAGACCGAATATCATCTGTAGGACCTTCGCCTCTTGTTCAACCTCATCGCACATTGATTCGCGAAGGACCCGTCAAATTCATTGCCCGAGGGGCCTTGCCCCAAAATACTTCTAGAACACTCAGGCATCGCCATGTGGATGAATCAAAAAGGAGTATCATCGGGACCGTAAATAAAACGTGTATGGCAGTACTTTGCCCGGACTTGCTTGTGCTCGTCGATAACGTTGCAAGTaaacaaaagggtaaaTCAGAATTGGTAGATGTTGTGAGACTCAGTGCGATGGGTAAAGTGAGAGTGGAGTGGGGGAATGTAGTGGTGTTCGAAGCAAGCGAT CTCTCGTATTATCTTCGGGTTGACCACGAAGAGACTGCTCAAGGTTGGGTTGATGCTATCAACAAGTCTAAAAGGTTATAG